Proteins encoded within one genomic window of Pongo pygmaeus isolate AG05252 chromosome 4, NHGRI_mPonPyg2-v2.0_pri, whole genome shotgun sequence:
- the LOC129036102 gene encoding periphilin-1-like: MNKLCECSQGVCDHGTGDWRDSWIPTTGLVPPVQAMSQLNLNVKMERGLTGVTLTSTPMTCRQIKKTTQEAEKLLEHQGQAKTPDSMFVAMLAMVSCASVRSAGPPTGN, encoded by the coding sequence TGTGACCATGGAACAGGAGACTGGAGGGACTCATGGATTCCAACCACAGGCCTGGTTCCCCCAGTACAAGCCATGAGCCAGTTGAATCTGAATGTGAAGATGGAACGAGGACTGACTGGAGTCACACTCACATcaacccccatgacatgcagaCAGATCAAGAAAACCACACAGGAAGCTGAGAAACTGTTAGAGCATCAGGGTCAGGCAAAGACCCCTGACTCCATGTTTGTGGCCATGCTGGCCATGGTTTCCTGTGCATCTGTAAGATCAGCTGGACCACCAACCGGCAATTGA